Proteins from one Candidatus Binatota bacterium genomic window:
- the gcvH gene encoding glycine cleavage system protein GcvH has translation MEFPDDVHYTAEHEWLRLEDDGLVVVGITDYAQDQLGDIVFVQLPDVADTVISKDEQLAEIESVKTVSEVYAPISGKVVKVNTDLADGPEVLNEDPYGYGWLVHMEPSGDDPTAGLMSADEYRALVSEGD, from the coding sequence ATGGAGTTTCCTGATGACGTTCATTACACGGCGGAGCACGAGTGGCTGCGACTGGAAGACGACGGACTGGTCGTGGTAGGCATCACCGACTACGCGCAGGACCAGCTGGGCGACATCGTATTTGTACAGCTGCCCGACGTGGCCGACACTGTTATTTCCAAGGACGAGCAGCTGGCCGAAATCGAATCGGTAAAGACCGTATCTGAGGTCTACGCGCCTATCAGCGGCAAGGTGGTCAAGGTGAACACGGACTTGGCGGACGGCCCCGAGGTGCTCAACGAAGACCCCTACGGCTATGGCTGGCTGGTGCACATGGAGCCCAGCGGAGACGACCCGACCGCCGGTCTGATGTCGGCTGACGAGTACCGGGCCCTGGTCAGCGAGGGAGATTGA
- the folD gene encoding bifunctional methylenetetrahydrofolate dehydrogenase/methenyltetrahydrofolate cyclohydrolase FolD, with the protein MSGGGATAGGASDGEAAGAKLIDGKAESAAVRAEVAADVESRVAAGARKPGLATILVGDDPASAVYVARKIREAGEVGMNSEHRALPADVSMQELLAVIEDCNRDEGIDGIIVQLPLPAQLDEDAAVAAVDPVKDVDGLHPVNQGALFTGRPGLRPCTPVSCVHLMDTTGVDLTGLHAVVVGRSALVGKPVAMLLLERHATVVLCHSRTADLQRQVESADVLVVAIGSPRVIPGEWVKPGSVVIDVGINRVDGRLVGDIGFDAARQRAAHITPVPGGVGPMTVAVLLRNTRDAWLASLAAESAA; encoded by the coding sequence GTGAGCGGTGGCGGTGCGACAGCGGGCGGCGCTTCCGACGGAGAAGCCGCGGGCGCGAAGCTTATAGACGGCAAGGCCGAGTCGGCGGCTGTAAGGGCCGAGGTGGCAGCCGACGTTGAGAGCCGGGTGGCCGCCGGTGCAAGAAAACCGGGGCTGGCCACTATACTGGTCGGCGACGACCCCGCGTCGGCGGTTTACGTGGCGCGTAAGATTCGCGAGGCCGGCGAGGTGGGCATGAACTCCGAGCACCGAGCGTTGCCCGCGGACGTGAGCATGCAGGAGCTGTTGGCCGTCATCGAAGACTGCAACCGCGACGAGGGCATCGATGGCATTATCGTGCAGCTTCCGCTGCCGGCCCAACTCGACGAAGACGCGGCCGTGGCAGCCGTGGATCCGGTCAAGGACGTGGACGGCCTGCACCCCGTAAACCAGGGCGCTTTGTTTACCGGCCGGCCCGGACTGCGGCCTTGCACGCCGGTGAGCTGCGTGCACCTCATGGATACCACGGGCGTTGATCTCACCGGCCTGCACGCGGTCGTCGTAGGTCGCTCGGCACTGGTGGGCAAGCCGGTGGCAATGCTGCTGCTCGAGCGCCACGCCACGGTGGTGCTGTGTCACTCGCGCACCGCCGACCTGCAACGGCAGGTAGAAAGCGCCGACGTACTGGTGGTGGCCATAGGCAGCCCCCGCGTCATTCCCGGCGAGTGGGTAAAGCCCGGCTCGGTCGTGATCGATGTGGGCATCAACCGTGTAGACGGCCGCCTCGTGGGCGATATCGGTTTTGACGCAGCCAGGCAGCGAGCTGCCCACATAACTCCTGTTCCGGGCGGCGTCGGCCCGATGACGGTGGCGGTACTGCTGCGCAATACGCGCGACGCGTGGCTTGCTTCTCTCGCGGCAGAGAGCGCAGCGTGA
- a CDS encoding aminomethyl-transferring glycine dehydrogenase subunit GcvPA, with product MRYLPHTATDISQMLATVGVESVDELLEQVPANLRAQQALGLPDGCPEAEVLERASELAASNSILPSFQGAGCYRRHVPSVVSAVLSRAEFATAYTPYQPEVSQGTLQACFEFQTYVARLCGLDVANASLYDGASALAEAVLLAVRVGRGRRRVLMSAGVHPAYRAVTETYLRGSGDSEVELIGLDDNGRTDAELLEKALGDDVAAICTGYPNFYGVIDDLATASRLARRCGALSLSVTSEPLALGLLRSPGELGADVAVAEGQGLGLPLSYGGPGVGLFAARQQYLRQVPGRLVGETLDSNGRRGYVLTLATREQHIRRERATSNICTNQGLAALAVTTFLGVAGRKGLRKLAALNTVRAHQLAERLASEAGLAPVFSAPFFNEFAIEVPDSKRWFDDCVQRGVIPGVRVADLEDSCADDGDNRVLVTVTEVNSDADFDLLVSTARQSMAA from the coding sequence TTGCGCTACCTGCCGCATACAGCGACCGACATCAGCCAGATGCTGGCCACCGTGGGGGTGGAGTCCGTAGACGAGTTGCTCGAACAGGTGCCCGCGAATCTTCGCGCGCAACAGGCCCTCGGACTGCCCGATGGCTGCCCTGAAGCCGAGGTCCTGGAGCGGGCCAGCGAGTTGGCCGCGAGCAACAGTATCCTGCCTTCCTTCCAGGGGGCAGGCTGCTACCGGCGGCACGTGCCCTCGGTGGTTTCTGCTGTTTTGTCCCGTGCCGAGTTTGCGACCGCCTACACCCCTTACCAGCCCGAGGTCAGCCAGGGAACGCTGCAGGCCTGTTTCGAGTTCCAGACTTACGTGGCGCGCTTGTGCGGACTCGACGTGGCCAACGCTAGTCTCTACGACGGGGCTTCGGCCCTGGCGGAGGCCGTGCTGCTGGCGGTCAGGGTCGGCCGTGGCCGCCGCCGCGTGCTCATGTCTGCCGGTGTTCACCCCGCCTACCGCGCCGTGACCGAGACCTACCTGCGTGGCTCGGGTGACTCGGAAGTAGAGCTGATCGGGTTGGATGACAACGGGCGCACCGACGCCGAGCTGCTAGAGAAAGCGCTGGGCGATGACGTAGCGGCCATCTGCACGGGCTACCCCAATTTTTACGGCGTAATCGACGATCTCGCCACGGCTTCACGGCTGGCGCGGCGTTGCGGTGCCTTGTCGTTGAGCGTTACCAGCGAGCCCCTGGCCCTGGGCCTGCTGAGGTCTCCCGGCGAACTCGGGGCCGACGTGGCCGTGGCCGAGGGGCAGGGGCTGGGCTTGCCCCTCTCTTACGGCGGACCAGGGGTCGGCCTGTTCGCCGCGAGGCAGCAATACCTGCGCCAGGTTCCCGGTCGCCTCGTGGGCGAGACCCTCGACAGCAACGGGAGGAGGGGCTACGTTCTCACCCTGGCCACCCGCGAGCAACACATACGCAGGGAACGCGCGACGTCCAACATCTGCACTAACCAGGGATTGGCGGCGCTGGCGGTCACCACCTTCCTGGGTGTGGCCGGGCGCAAGGGACTGAGAAAACTTGCGGCTCTCAATACCGTGCGGGCCCACCAGTTGGCCGAGCGCCTGGCGTCCGAAGCCGGCCTCGCCCCGGTTTTCAGTGCGCCGTTTTTTAACGAGTTCGCCATCGAGGTGCCCGACAGCAAGCGCTGGTTCGATGACTGCGTGCAGCGTGGTGTTATTCCCGGGGTGCGCGTGGCTGATCTCGAAGACAGCTGCGCGGATGACGGCGATAACCGGGTGCTGGTGACTGTGACCGAGGTCAACAGCGACGCGGACTTTGACCTGCTGGTTTCGACAGCTCGGCAGAGCATGGCGGCTTGA
- the gcvT gene encoding glycine cleavage system aminomethyltransferase GcvT: protein MSDGAARTPLYATHLDASARMVEFSGWSMPLQYSSIVKEHNAVRTAGGMFDASHMGEVELRGPAAIDACEHLFTSELRKLSVGRAKYGLMCEPSGGVMDDVIVYRVEEQRYMVCLNAGNVEGDLAWINEHAGSRCEVEDRSADTALIALQGPAAATVLGELVEGAADLPRFACREIILEGETALMARTGYTGEDGFELFLPSARAEGVWDALAATGGPLGIVPAGLGARDTLRLEAGLPLYGHELGLDISPLEAGLGRFVRDDIATAIGGEALAAERERGPARCLLGLLPNGAIARQGHEVLAGDKVVGRVTSGTHSPSLGRPVAMALVDAESSAAGLSVDVRGRIKPADVTALPFYVRQR, encoded by the coding sequence GTGAGTGACGGTGCTGCGCGTACACCGCTATACGCGACTCACCTGGACGCCAGTGCCCGCATGGTCGAATTCTCGGGCTGGAGCATGCCGCTCCAATACAGCTCGATTGTAAAAGAACACAATGCCGTCAGGACTGCGGGCGGCATGTTCGATGCCAGCCACATGGGCGAAGTCGAACTGCGGGGGCCGGCTGCGATCGACGCCTGTGAGCACCTGTTTACCAGCGAGCTGAGAAAACTTTCGGTAGGCAGGGCAAAGTACGGGCTCATGTGTGAACCCTCGGGTGGCGTCATGGACGATGTCATCGTCTATCGTGTCGAGGAACAACGCTACATGGTGTGTCTAAACGCCGGTAACGTAGAGGGGGACCTGGCCTGGATAAACGAGCACGCCGGCTCGCGCTGCGAGGTCGAGGACAGGAGCGCCGATACGGCCTTGATCGCGCTACAGGGACCCGCGGCGGCGACCGTGCTGGGCGAGCTTGTCGAGGGCGCCGCGGATCTGCCGCGCTTCGCCTGTCGCGAAATAATACTGGAGGGTGAAACGGCGCTGATGGCGAGAACCGGCTACACGGGCGAGGACGGTTTTGAATTGTTCCTCCCCTCGGCACGGGCCGAGGGCGTGTGGGACGCCCTTGCTGCCACTGGCGGGCCACTGGGGATAGTACCTGCCGGCCTTGGGGCCAGGGATACCCTGAGGCTCGAAGCCGGCTTGCCACTCTACGGCCACGAACTGGGTCTCGACATAAGTCCTCTCGAGGCGGGCCTTGGAAGGTTTGTGAGGGACGATATTGCAACGGCCATCGGGGGAGAGGCGCTGGCCGCCGAGCGTGAGCGCGGCCCCGCGCGCTGTCTGCTGGGCCTTCTGCCCAACGGTGCCATAGCCCGGCAGGGCCACGAGGTCCTGGCCGGGGACAAGGTGGTAGGCCGGGTCACGAGCGGAACGCATTCGCCCAGCCTGGGCCGGCCCGTGGCGATGGCCCTGGTCGACGCCGAGTCGTCAGCAGCCGGGCTCAGCGTCGACGTGAGGGGGCGTATCAAGCCCGCCGATGTGACGGCCCTGCCTTTTTATGTTAGGCAGCGCTGA